The following coding sequences lie in one Arachis hypogaea cultivar Tifrunner chromosome 4, arahy.Tifrunner.gnm2.J5K5, whole genome shotgun sequence genomic window:
- the LOC112795713 gene encoding DEAD-box ATP-dependent RNA helicase 37, with product MRASWADLAANSAAEVAGSGTSANNAGASNSLPPSRSTYVPPHLRNRPPSAEPSAPPYSGGATSGSGAGAVNSGSRWGAPRGDYRSGGNKSGWGSRSGGWDRGRDREVNPFGDQDDTEQEFGEQENTGINFDAYEDIPVETSGDNVPPPVNTFAEIDLGEALNRNIMRCKYVKPTPVQRHAIPISLAGRDLMACAQTGSGKTAAFCFPIISGILRGQPMQRPPRGVRTVYPLALVLSPTRELSMQIHDEARKFAYQTGVKVVVAYGGAPINHQLRELEKGVDILVATPGRLVDLLERARVSLQMIRYLALDEADRMLDMGFEPQIRKIVEQMDMPPPGVRQTMLFSATFPKEIQRLASDFLSKYIFLAVGRVGSSTDLIVQRVEYVQESDKRSHLMDLLHAQRANGVQGKQALTLVFVETKKGADALEHWLCMNGFPATTIHGDRTQQEREMALRSFKSGNTPILVATDVAARGLDIPHVAHVVNFDLPNDIDDYVHRIGRTGRAGKKGLATAFFNDNNASLARSLAELMQEANQEVPAWLSRYAARSSFGGRNRRSGGGRFGGRDFRREGSFNRGGSDYYNAGNSSGGYGASGGYGPGGTSAWD from the exons ATGCGAGCTTCATGGGCTGATTTGGCTGCAAATTCTGCAGCTGAGGTTGCTGGTTCTGGTACTTCAGCCAACAATGCCGGGGCTAGTAATAGTTTACCTCCATCCCGGTCTACTTACGTGCCTCCGCATCTGAGGAACCGGCCGCCATCAGCTGAACCATCTGCCCCGCCATATAGTGGCGGTGCAACTTCTGGTTCTGGGGCTGGTGCAGTTAATTCTGGATCACGTTGGGGTGCACCTCGTGGCGATTACCGTTCAGGGGGGAACAAAAGTGGATGGGGGAGCAGAAGTGGGGGTTGGGATCGTGGGAGGGACCGTGAGGTCAATCCGTTTGGAGATCAGGATGACACAGAGCAGGAATTTGGTGAGCAAGAGAACACGGGGATAAATTTTGATGCCTACGAGGACATTCCGGTGGAGACTAGCGGGGATAATGTGCCACCGCCTGTGAATACATTTGCTGAGATTGACTTGGGTGAAGCGCTTAATCGTAATATAATGAGGTGCAAATATGTTAAGCCGACGCCTGTTCAGCGGCATGCCATACCAATTTCCCTTGCTGGAAGGGATTTGATGGCCTGTGCTCAGACTGGTTCTGGAAAGACAGCTGCTTTCTGTTTCCCAATTATCAGTGGAATTTTGAGGGGACAACCTATGCAAAGGCCACCTCGTGGTGTGCGTACTGTGTATCCACTTGCCCTTGTTCTCTCACCAACTAGGGAGCTATCAATGCAA ATACATGACGAGGCTAGGAAGTTTGCATATCAAACAGGCGTTAAGGTGGTGGTTGCTTATGGTGGAGCTCCAATAAACCATCAG CTAAGAGAGCTTGAGAAGGGGGTGGACATTCTTGTTGCAACTCCTGGAAGACTGGTAGATTTGCTGGAGAGAGCTAGAGTTTCACTTCAGATGATAAGATATCTTGCCCTAGATGAGGCAGATAGGATGCTGGATATGGGTTTTGAGCCGCAAATAAGGAAGATTGTCGAACAAATGGATATGCCTCCTCCAGGTGTAAGACAGACTATGCTATTCAGTGCCACGTTTCCTAAAGAGATACAG AGACTAGCCTCGGATTTCCTGTCAAAATACATTTTTCTTGCTGTTGGAAGAGTTGGGTCAAGTACCGATTTAATTGTCCAAAGAGTTGAGTATGTTCAGGAGTCTGACAAGAGAAGTCATCTCATGGATCTTCTTCATGCACAGAGAGCAAATGGTGTGCAAGGAAAG CAAGCTTTGACATTAGTTTTTGTGGAGACAAAGAAGGGAGCTGATGCACTGGAACATTGGCTGTGTATGAATGGTTTTCCAGCTACTACCATTCATGGAGACCGGACTCAACAG GAAAGAGAAATGGCATTAAGGTCATTTAAAAGTGGCAACACGCCCATATTGGTTGCCACTGATGTGGCTGCACGTGGTCTTGATATTCCTCATGTCGCCCATGTTGTTAACTTTGACCTTCCCAATGATATTGATGACTATGTACACCGTATCGGAAGGACGGGACGTGCTGGAAAGAAAGGCCTCGCAACTGCATTCTTTAATGACAACAATGCCTCCCTTGCAAGGTCTTTGGCAGAACTAATGCAGGAAGCAAATCAAGAAGTGCCAGCATGGCTCTCACGGTATGCTGCTCGATCGTCATTTGGAGGTAGGAACCGTCGTTCGGGAGGAGGGCGTTTTGGTGGCCGAGACTTTCGAAGAGAAGGTTCTTTCAACAGGGGTGGTTCTGATTACTACAATGCCGGAAACAGCAGTGGTGGATATGGGGCGTCGGGTGGATATGGTCCCGGTGGAACCAGTGCATGGGATTAA
- the LOC112795715 gene encoding DEAD-box ATP-dependent RNA helicase 37 — MRASWADLAANTAAENAGAGTSANNAGTGNSLPPSRSTYVPPHLRNRPPLAESPAPPYSGSTTSGSGAGTANAGSRWGAPRAEYRSGVGGSGGRGSAWGNRSGGWDRGRDREVNPFGDQDDTEQAFNEQENSGINFDAYEDIPVETSGDNVPPPVNTFAEIDLGEALNLNIMRCKYVKPTPVQRHAIPISLAGRDLMACAQTGSGKTAAFCFPIISGILRGQPVQRPPRGVRTVYPLALVLSPTRELSMQIHEEARKFAYQTGVKVVVAYGGAPINHQLRDLEKGVDILVATPGRLVDLLERARVSLQMIRYLALDEADRMLDMGFEPQIRKIVEQMDMPPPGVRQTMLFSATFPKEIQRLASDFLSRYIFLAVGRVGSSTDLIVQRVEYVQESDKRSHLMDLLHAQRANGVQGKQALTLVFVETKKGADALEHWLCMNGFPATTIHGDRTQQEREMALRSFKSGNTPILVATDVAARGLDIPHVAHVVNFDLPNDIDDYVHRIGRTGRAGKKGLATAFFNDNNASLARSLAELMQEANQEVPAWLSRYAARSSFGGRNRRSGGGRFGGRDFRRDGSFNRGGSDYYNAVNSSGGYGASGGYGGAYGPGASSAWD; from the exons ATGCGAGCTTCATGGGCTGATTTGGCTGCGAATACTGCAGCTGAGAACGCAGGTGCTGGTACTTCAGCCAATAATGCTGGAACTGGTAACAGTTTACCTCCTTCAAGGTCTACTTATGTGCCTCCGCATCTGAGGAACCGGCCGCCTTTGGCTGAATCACCTGCTCCTCCGTATAGTGGCAGTACAACTTCTGGTTCTGGGGCTGGTACAGCTAATGCTGGATCACGTTGGGGTGCACCTCGTGCTGAGTACCGTTCTGGGGTTGGCGGCAGTGGTGGCCGAGGAAGTGCATGGGGGAACAGAAGTGGGGGTTGGGATCGCGGAAGGGACCGTGAGGTCAATCCATTCGGAGATCAGGATGATACGGAGCAAGCATTTAATGAGCAAGAGAACTCGGGGATAAATTTTGATGCCTATGAGGACATTCCGGTGGAGACAAGCGGGGATAATGTGCCACCACCTGTGAATACATTTGCTGAAATTGACTTGGGTGAAGCGCTTAATCTTAATATAATGAGGTGCAAATATGTTAAGCCGACGCCTGTTCAACGGCATGCCATACCAATTTCCCTTGCTGGAAGGGATTTGATGGCCTGTGCACAGACTGGTTCTGGAAAGACAGCTGCTTTCTGTTTCCCAATTATCAGTGGAATTTTGAGGGGCCAACCTGTGCAAAGGCCACCTCGCGGGGTGCGTACAGTTTATCCACTTGCCCTTGTTCTCTCACCAACTAGGGAGCTATCAATGCAA ATACATGAAGAGGCTAGGAAGTTTGCATATCAAACAGGGGTTAAGGTGGTTGTTGCTTATGGCGGAGCTCCAATAAACCATCAG CTACGAGATCTTGAGAAGGGGGTGGACATTCTCGTCGCCACTCCTGGAAGACTGGTAGATTTGCTGGAGAGAGCTAGAGTTTCACTTCAGATGATCAGATATCTTGCACTAGATGAGGCAGATAGGATGCTGGATATGGGTTTTGAGCCACAAATAAGGAAGATTGTTGAACAAATGGATATGCCCCCTCCAGGTGTAAGACAGACTATGCTATTCAGTGCCACATTTCCTAAAGAGATACAG AGACTAGCCTCCGATTTCCTGTCAAGATACATTTTTCTCGCTGTTGGAAGAGTTGGGTCAAGTACCGATTTAATTGTCCAGAGAGTCGAGTATGTTCAGGAGTCTGACAAGAGAAGTCATCTTATGGACCTTCTTCATGCACAGAGAGCAAATGGTGTTCAAGGAAAG CAAGCTTTGACATTAGTTTTTGTGGAGACAAAGAAGGGAGCCGATGCACTGGAACATTGGTTGTGCATGAATGGTTTTCCAGCTACTACTATTCATGGAGACAGGACCCAGCAG GAAAGAGAAATGGCGTTAAGGTCATTTAAGAGTGGGAACACACCCATATTGGTTGCCACTGATGTCGCTGCACGTGGTCTTGATATTCCTCATGTTGCCCATGTGGTTAACTTTGACCTTCCAAATGATATTGATGACTATGTACACCGGATTGGAAGGACAGGACGTGCTGGAAAGAAAGGCCTCGCAACTGCGTTCTTTAATGACAACAATGCCTCCCTTGCAAGATCTTTAGCAGAACTAATGCAGGAAGCAAATCAAGAAGTGCCCGCATGGCTCTCACGGTATGCTGCTCGATCTTCATTTGGAGGTAGGAACCGTCGTTCGGGAGGAGGGCGTTTTGGTGGCCGAGACTTTCGAAGAGATGGTTCTTTCAATAGGGGTGGTTCTGATTACTACAATGCTGTAAACAGCAGTGGTGGATATGGGGCATCTGGTGGATATGGTGGAGCATATGGTCCCGGGGCATCCAGTGCATGGGATTGA
- the LOC112794152 gene encoding phytoene synthase 2, chloroplastic, with translation MSMSFSLAPKPYSSSITCCRRFGGIRSEVVAVMVAPKQRRRELLAESSGTVIMFPHHLSKQGVPLADLHVDEVVEWQCQNGNFATTTKPRFEPCFLKDGYEMCRKICKEYAKTFYLGTLLMTQERQKAIWAIYVWCRRTDELVDGPNADYMKSCGVLDRWEERLHDIFNGRPYDLLDAALTDTISNFPLDIKPFRDMIEGMRMDTKKTRYKNFQELYLYCYYVAGTVGLMSVPIMGIAPESIIPPQSVYDSALSLGIGNQLTNILRDVGEDAIRGRVYLPQDELAQFGLCEEDIFRRKVSESWREFMKEQIMRARFYFNLSEQGASQLHKASRWPVWSSLILYRKILDAIEDNDYDNLTKRAYVGRTKKILMLPLAYKRSLSSPNTNLIPRYQG, from the exons ATGAGTATGTCATTTTCCTTGGCACCAAAACCTTATTCTTCCTCCATCACTTGTTGTAGGAGATTTGGTGGTATAAGGTCAGAAGTTGTGGCAGTTATGGTGGCTccaaaacaaagaagaagagaattattAGCAGAAAGTAGTGGTACGGTAATAATGTTTCCTCATCATTTGTCAAAACAGGGTGTTCCTCTTGCTGATTTGCATGTGGACGAGGTTGTTGAGTGGCAGTGTCAAAATGGTAATTTTGCCACCACTACTAAGCCGCGGTTTGAGCCTTGTTTTCTGAAGGATGGATATGAAATGTGTAGGAAGATTTGTAAGGAATATGCTAAGACCTTCTATCTAG GAACTTTGCTTATGACACAAGAAAGACAAAAAGCTATATGGGCAATTTACG TTTGGTGCAGGAGGACGGATGAATTGGTTGATGGTCCGAATGCAGATTACATGAAGAGCTGTGGTGTTCTTGATAGATGGGAAGAGAGATTGCATGATATTTTCAATGGAAGACCCTATGATTTGCTTGATGCTGCTCTCACTGATACAATCTCCAACTTTCCCTTGGATATTAAG CCTTTCAGGGACATGATAGAAGGTATGAGAATGGATACAAAGAAAACAAGATACAAAAACTTCCAAGAATTATATCTGTACTGCTACTATGTGGCTGGAACTGTTGGATTAATGAGTGTTCCAATAATGGGTATTGCACCCGAATCTATCATCCCTCCTCAAAGTGTATATGATTcagcactctctcttgggattggAAATCAGTTAACAAACATTCTTAGGGATGTGGGTGAAGA TGCAATAAGAGGTAGAGTGTACCTTCCACAAGATGAATTGGCGCagtttggattgtgtgaagaagataTATTCAGAAGAAAGGTAAGTGAAAGTTGGAGAGAGTTCATGAAAGAGCAGATTATGAGAGCAAGATTCTACTTCAATTTGTCCGAACAAGGAGCTTCTCAGCTTCATAAGGCAAGCCGTTGGCCG GTTTGGTCGTCATTAATATTATACCGTAAGATCTTGGATGCAATTGAAGACAACGATTACGACAATCTGACGAAACGAGCTTACGTTGGACGAACCAAGAAGATTCTGATGTTGCCTCTTGCTTACAAACGATCTCTCTCAAGTCCCAATACCAATTTGATCCCTCGTTACCAAGGCTAA
- the LOC112795712 gene encoding F-box/kelch-repeat protein At1g55270, whose amino-acid sequence MNQLVEHSSNAHSHRGYRVQAPLVDSVSCYCRVDSGLKTVAGARKFVPGSKLCIQPDINPNAHRRKNSRRERTRVQPPLLPGLPDDLAIACLIRVPRVEHRKLRLVCKRWHRLLSGNFFYSLRKSLGMAEEWVYVIKRDRDGRISLHAFDPTYQLWQPLPPVPVEYSEALGFGCAVLSGCHLYLFGGRDPLKGSMRRVIFYNARTNKWHRAPDMLRKRHLFGSCVINNCLYVAGGECEGIQRTLRSAEVYDPNRSRWNFISEMSTAMVPFIGVVHNGTWFLKGLGSRRNVMCEAYSPETDAWTPVSNGMVNGWRNPSISLNGQLYALDCQDGCKLTVYDTATDSWKKFIDSKLHLGSSRALDAAALVSLNGKLCIIRNNMSISLVDVSSPNRQVETNPHLWENIAGEGHIRTLVRNLWSTIAGRGGLKSHIVHCQVLQA is encoded by the exons ATGAACCAGTTAGTTGAACACTCTTCTAATGCTCATAGTCATAGGGGCTATAGAGTTCAAGCTCCACTG GTTGATTCTGTTTCATGCTACTGTAGAGTAGATTCGGGCCTAAAAACAGTTGCTGGGGCAAGGAAATTTGTTCCGGGATCAAAGCTATGTATCCAACCTGACATAAATCCGAATGCACATAGGAGAAAAAACTCACGGAGAGAGAGGACAAGAGTTCAGCCTCCTCTCCTACCTGGCCTCCCTGACGATCTTGCTATTGCTTGTTTGATTCGAGTACCCCGGGTAGAGCACAGGAAACTGCGTTTGGTTTGCAAAAGATGGCACCGCCTCTTGTCTGGAAACTTCTTTTATTCACTGAGAAAAAGTCTTGGAATGGCCGAAGAGTGGGTTTATGTCATCAAAAGAGATCGTGATGGAAGAATTTCATTGCATGCATTTGATCCCACCTACCAACTGTGGCAACCCCTTCCCCCTGTTCCTGTGGAATATTCTGAAGCACTAGGATTTGGCTGTGCAGTTCTTAGCGGTTGTCACTTGTACTTATTTGGTGGAAGGGATCCTCTGAAGGGATCTATGAGACGTGTCATTTTCTATAATGCCCGAACAAATAAATGGCACAGGGCACCAGATATGCTGCGGAAACGCCATCTGTTTGGTTCATGTGTAATAAATAATTGTCTTTATGTGGCTGGTGGTGAATGCGAAGGAATTCAAAGAACTCTTAGGTCTGCTGAAGTTTATGATCCAAATCGGAGTAGGTGGAACTTTATCTCAGAGATGAGCACAGCGATGGTGCCCTTTATTGGGGTTGTTCATAATGGAACATGGTTTCTGAAGGGACTTGGGTCGCGTCGCAATGTCATGTGCGAAGCATATTCCCCTGAAACCGATGCCTGGACTCCAGTTAGTAATGGGATGGTGAATGGCTGGCGTAATCCTAGCATCTCGCTTAATGGACAACTGTATGCACTTGATTGCCAGGATGGGTGCAAGCTCACAGTATATGACACTGCAACAGATTCATGGAAAAAGTTTATTGACAGCAAGCTTCATTTGGGTAGCTCCCGTGCTCTCGATGCTGCTGCACTTGTTTCCCTCAATGGAAAGTTATGCATCATCCGCAACAATATGAGCATCAGTCTAGTCGATGTTTCTAGTCCAAACAGGCAAGTGGAAACAAATCCTCACCTATGGGAAAATATTGCCGGAGAGGGTCACATCAGGACATTAGTTAGAAATTTATGGTCAACTATAGCAGGGCGTGGTGGTTTGAAGAGTCACATTGTTCATTGTCAAGTGCTTCAAGCGTGA